Proteins encoded together in one Rhizobacter sp. J219 window:
- a CDS encoding undecaprenyl-phosphate glucose phosphotransferase yields MDQPVAMFEDRPYKRTFYSAPQSVTSLAAAFLEPTITVVTFLGANLYLDAFIGRPELVLCLLVFALTFPGHNRFRQNLIAAGVDIVSSWVVLMGVLLLCGYVTRSLSYFEQQALIIWVVATPVVQWLGVWVGRRIVLHQLSQPEARRRAIVIGAGPQGVKVMRALTLSEDKGVDFLGYFDDRADARVDGLAMEQVKGGLKDVADFIRRHGIHEVFITLPLGSQPRIVELLEQMQDTTASLFFVPDIFGISIIQGRLQDMNGLPIVGICETPFTGTNELVKRVSDVVLASIILVLISPLLLAIAIGVKMSSPGPVIFKQRRTGLDGEDITVYKFRSMTTQDNGSVVKQATKGDARITPFGAFIRKTSLDELPQFFNVLQGRMSIVGPRPHAIAHNEEYRRIVKAYMVRHKVKPGITGWAQVNGQRGETDTVDKMQARVEYDLEYLRNWSLALDLQIIVRTIRLVFFDRNAY; encoded by the coding sequence GTGGACCAACCCGTAGCAATGTTTGAAGACCGACCGTACAAGCGAACGTTCTACAGCGCTCCGCAATCGGTGACGTCGCTCGCGGCTGCGTTTCTCGAACCGACCATCACCGTCGTCACCTTCCTCGGTGCCAATCTCTACCTCGACGCGTTCATCGGGCGGCCTGAGCTGGTGCTGTGCCTGCTCGTGTTCGCCCTCACCTTCCCCGGCCACAACCGCTTTCGCCAGAACCTGATCGCCGCCGGGGTCGACATCGTCTCCTCATGGGTCGTGCTGATGGGTGTGCTGCTGCTGTGCGGCTACGTCACCCGCAGCCTGAGTTATTTCGAGCAGCAGGCGCTCATCATCTGGGTGGTGGCCACGCCCGTCGTGCAGTGGCTGGGGGTGTGGGTCGGGCGCCGCATCGTGCTCCACCAGCTGTCGCAACCTGAAGCGCGCCGCCGCGCCATCGTCATTGGCGCCGGGCCGCAGGGCGTGAAGGTCATGCGCGCCTTGACGCTGAGCGAAGACAAGGGCGTCGACTTCCTCGGCTACTTCGATGACCGCGCCGACGCGCGTGTCGACGGCCTCGCGATGGAACAGGTCAAAGGCGGCCTGAAAGACGTGGCCGACTTCATCCGCCGTCACGGCATCCACGAGGTCTTCATCACGCTACCTCTCGGCTCCCAGCCTCGCATCGTCGAGCTGCTCGAGCAGATGCAGGACACCACGGCCTCGCTCTTCTTCGTGCCCGACATCTTCGGCATCAGCATCATCCAGGGGCGCCTGCAGGACATGAACGGCCTGCCCATCGTGGGCATCTGCGAAACCCCCTTCACCGGCACCAACGAACTGGTCAAGCGGGTGAGCGACGTGGTGCTGGCCTCGATCATCCTGGTGCTCATCTCGCCCTTGCTGCTCGCCATCGCGATCGGCGTGAAGATGAGTTCACCGGGGCCCGTGATCTTCAAGCAGCGCCGCACCGGCCTCGACGGCGAAGACATCACGGTCTACAAGTTCCGCTCGATGACCACGCAGGACAACGGCTCGGTCGTCAAGCAGGCGACCAAGGGCGATGCACGCATCACCCCGTTCGGCGCCTTCATCCGCAAGACCTCGCTCGACGAACTGCCGCAGTTCTTCAACGTGTTGCAGGGGCGCATGAGCATCGTCGGACCGCGCCCGCACGCGATTGCACACAACGAGGAGTACCGCCGCATCGTCAAGGCCTACATGGTGCGCCACAAGGTCAAGCCCGGCATCACCGGCTGGGCCCAGGTGAACGGCCAGCGCGGCGAGACCGACACGGTCGACAAGATGCAGGCCCGCGTCGAATACGACCTCGAGTACCTGCGCAACTGGTCGCTGGCGCTCGACCTGCAAATCATTGTGCGTACCATCCGGCTCGTGTTCTTCGACCGCAACGCGTACTGA
- a CDS encoding mannose-1-phosphate guanylyltransferase/mannose-6-phosphate isomerase — translation MALTPPANSAAPIAVQPVIMAGGSGTRLWPLSRAQYPKQFLVLQGNRSLFQQAATRLASLATEGLEVAAPCIVGNEEHRFLVLDQLRELELPPAAVLLEPMGRNTAPAMTLAALQATAAGQDPVLVVTPADQTVTDEAAFTTALRQAVRDAANGTFVILGITPDRAETGYGYIRADGSKVAQFVEKPDAATAERYLAAGGYFWNSGMFVVRASVWLKALERFRPDIASATRAAWASHKVDASFVRPGKAEFAAIPSESVDYAVMEKCPGSGQFDISMVPLAAGWSDLGAWDAVWQVSEKDSQGNAAIGDAMLRDSRNTLVHATNRLVGVVGLDNVVVVETPDAVLVADRSRSQDVKHIVNQLQSSGRSEHTLHRQVHRPWGWYDSIDAGPRFQVKRIMVKPGASLSLQMHHHRAEHWIVVSGTAEVTNGDKVILLSENQSTYIPLGQTHRLANPGKVPLEIIEVQSGSYLGEDDIVRFEDTYGRG, via the coding sequence ATGGCTCTCACACCCCCCGCAAATAGCGCCGCCCCCATCGCCGTCCAGCCCGTCATCATGGCGGGCGGCAGCGGCACCCGGCTCTGGCCGCTCTCGCGTGCGCAGTACCCCAAGCAGTTCCTGGTGCTGCAAGGCAACCGCAGTCTTTTCCAACAGGCGGCCACCCGCCTGGCTAGCCTGGCCACCGAGGGCCTGGAGGTCGCGGCGCCCTGCATCGTGGGCAACGAGGAACACCGCTTCTTGGTCCTCGACCAGTTGCGTGAACTCGAGCTGCCGCCCGCTGCCGTGCTGCTCGAGCCGATGGGGCGCAACACCGCCCCCGCGATGACGCTGGCTGCGCTGCAAGCCACCGCTGCCGGCCAGGACCCGGTGCTCGTCGTGACCCCGGCCGACCAGACGGTGACCGACGAAGCCGCATTCACCACCGCGCTGCGCCAGGCCGTGCGCGACGCCGCCAACGGCACCTTCGTCATCCTCGGCATCACGCCCGACCGCGCCGAGACGGGCTACGGCTACATCCGGGCCGATGGCAGCAAGGTCGCGCAGTTCGTCGAAAAGCCCGACGCGGCCACCGCCGAGCGCTACCTGGCCGCAGGCGGCTATTTCTGGAACAGCGGCATGTTCGTGGTGCGCGCCTCGGTCTGGCTGAAGGCACTCGAGCGCTTCCGCCCCGACATCGCCAGCGCCACCCGCGCCGCGTGGGCCAGCCACAAGGTCGACGCCAGCTTCGTGCGCCCGGGCAAGGCGGAGTTCGCCGCCATCCCCAGCGAGTCGGTCGACTACGCGGTGATGGAGAAGTGCCCGGGCTCTGGCCAGTTCGACATCAGCATGGTGCCGCTGGCAGCCGGCTGGTCGGATCTCGGCGCCTGGGACGCCGTCTGGCAAGTCAGCGAGAAAGACAGCCAGGGCAACGCCGCCATCGGCGACGCGATGCTGCGCGACAGCCGCAACACCTTGGTGCACGCGACCAACCGCCTGGTCGGCGTGGTCGGCCTGGACAACGTCGTTGTCGTCGAGACACCCGATGCGGTGCTGGTCGCCGACCGCAGCCGCAGCCAGGACGTCAAGCACATCGTCAACCAGTTGCAAAGCTCGGGCCGCAGCGAGCACACCCTGCACCGCCAGGTGCACCGTCCGTGGGGCTGGTACGACAGCATCGACGCCGGCCCGCGCTTCCAGGTCAAGCGCATCATGGTCAAGCCCGGCGCGAGCCTGTCGCTGCAGATGCACCACCACCGCGCCGAACACTGGATCGTGGTGAGCGGCACCGCCGAGGTGACCAACGGCGACAAGGTCATCCTGCTCAGCGAGAACCAGAGCACCTACATCCCGCTCGGCCAGACGCATCGCCTGGCGAACCCCGGCAAGGTGCCGCTCGAAATCATTGAAGTGCAGTCGGGCAGCTACCTCGGCGAAGACGACATCGTGCGCTTCGAGGACACCTACGGCCGCGGCTGA
- the gmd gene encoding GDP-mannose 4,6-dehydratase, with the protein MSHKKVALITGVTGQDGAYLSELLLKKGYEVHGIKRRSSLFNTDRIDHLYQDPHVDNKNFILHYGDLTDSTNLIRIIQQVQPDEIYNLAAMSHVAVSFETPEYTANADGIGTLRILEAIRILGLEKKTRFYQASTSGLYGLVQEIPQKETTPFYPRSPYAVAKMYAYWITVNYREAYGIYACNGILFNHESPLRGETFVTRKITRAIARIALGLQDCVHLGNMSALRDWGHARDYVEMQWLMLQQDKPEDFVIATGVQYSVRQFVEFAAKELGVTVTFTGEGVNEIGTVSKVEGDKAKCKVGDVIVRVDPRYFRPTEVETLLGDPSKAKQKLGWVPTTSLQELVKEMVEADYNSARRDSLVKMAGFQAYDYHE; encoded by the coding sequence ATGTCCCACAAGAAAGTAGCCCTCATCACCGGCGTGACCGGCCAGGATGGCGCGTATCTCTCCGAGCTGCTGCTCAAGAAGGGCTACGAGGTGCACGGCATCAAGCGCCGCTCCAGCCTCTTCAACACCGATCGCATCGACCACCTGTATCAGGACCCGCACGTCGACAACAAGAACTTCATCCTGCACTACGGCGACCTGACGGACAGCACCAACCTGATCCGCATCATCCAGCAGGTGCAGCCCGACGAGATCTACAACCTCGCCGCCATGAGCCATGTGGCGGTGAGCTTCGAGACGCCCGAGTACACCGCGAATGCCGACGGCATCGGCACGCTGCGCATCCTCGAGGCGATCCGCATCCTCGGGCTGGAAAAGAAGACCCGCTTCTACCAGGCCAGCACCTCGGGTCTCTACGGCCTGGTGCAGGAGATCCCGCAGAAGGAAACCACACCCTTCTACCCGCGCAGCCCGTACGCCGTGGCGAAGATGTACGCCTACTGGATCACGGTCAACTACCGCGAGGCCTACGGCATCTACGCGTGCAACGGCATCCTCTTCAACCACGAGAGCCCGCTGCGTGGCGAGACCTTCGTGACGCGCAAGATCACCCGCGCCATCGCCCGCATCGCACTCGGCCTGCAGGACTGCGTGCACCTGGGCAACATGAGCGCGCTGCGCGACTGGGGCCATGCGCGCGACTACGTCGAGATGCAGTGGCTCATGCTGCAGCAAGACAAGCCCGAAGACTTCGTCATCGCCACCGGCGTGCAGTACAGCGTGCGCCAGTTCGTCGAGTTCGCGGCCAAGGAGCTGGGCGTGACCGTCACCTTCACCGGCGAAGGCGTGAACGAGATCGGTACCGTGAGCAAGGTCGAAGGCGACAAGGCCAAGTGCAAGGTCGGCGACGTGATCGTGCGCGTGGACCCGCGCTACTTCCGCCCCACCGAAGTGGAAACGCTGCTCGGCGACCCGAGCAAGGCCAAGCAGAAGCTCGGCTGGGTGCCCACCACCTCGCTGCAGGAGCTGGTGAAGGAAATGGTCGAAGCCGACTACAACTCGGCGCGCCGCGACAGCCTGGTCAAGATGGCCGGCTTCCAGGCTTACGACTACCACGAGTAA
- a CDS encoding HAD family hydrolase: MGRPALFLDRDGVINIDHAYVHKREDFDFVDGIFDLVRTARERGYLVFVITNQAGIGRGKYTEADFHVLTEWMCGEFASRGAVIDKVYFCPYHAEHGIGHYKAESPFRKPNPGMILQAAQEFDVDLPASVLLGDMETDIQAGARAGVGRTLLFRPANHPRPETTQAHAIVAAHAEVQAFLQQHVAA, from the coding sequence GTGGGCCGCCCTGCCCTCTTCCTCGACCGCGACGGCGTGATCAACATCGATCACGCCTACGTGCACAAGCGCGAAGACTTCGATTTCGTCGACGGCATCTTCGACCTCGTGCGCACGGCACGCGAGCGGGGCTACCTTGTCTTCGTGATCACCAACCAGGCCGGCATCGGCCGCGGCAAGTACACCGAGGCCGACTTCCACGTGCTCACCGAGTGGATGTGCGGCGAATTCGCCTCGCGCGGCGCGGTCATCGACAAGGTGTACTTCTGCCCGTACCACGCCGAGCATGGCATCGGGCACTACAAGGCCGAGTCACCGTTCCGCAAGCCCAACCCGGGGATGATCCTGCAGGCCGCGCAGGAGTTCGACGTCGACCTGCCAGCCTCCGTGCTGCTGGGCGACATGGAGACCGACATCCAGGCCGGTGCGCGGGCCGGCGTGGGCCGCACGCTGCTTTTCCGCCCTGCCAACCACCCGCGACCGGAGACGACTCAGGCCCACGCCATCGTTGCCGCGCATGCCGAGGTGCAGGCTTTCCTGCAGCAGCACGTCGCCGCATGA
- the galE gene encoding UDP-glucose 4-epimerase GalE, translating into MKVLVTGGAGYVGSACLRKLLAEGHDAIAFDNLSEGYEAAVPAGKLVKGDIADTAALAKVMKDHGSEAVMHFAAATYVGESVTNPDHHYNNNIAGTLSLLRAMREAKVNRMLFSSTCATYGDNPVVPMNETAAQIPCSPYARTKLAVEWMIRDFAHAYGLGFTLLRYFNASGADRDGEFGEAHDPETHLIPLLLQVALGQRDKLMLYGDDYPTPDGTCIRDYVHTDDLAQAHMLAIMATTPTTAEVFNIGTGNGQSVKEVHRACEEVTGRKIPLQVTARRPGDAPALVADPTKLKTQLGWKPEFYDIKRTVETAWAWHQKYPKGYADKVKAQR; encoded by the coding sequence ATGAAAGTGCTGGTGACAGGCGGAGCGGGTTATGTGGGCAGCGCGTGCCTGCGCAAGTTGCTGGCCGAGGGCCACGACGCGATCGCGTTCGACAACCTCTCCGAAGGGTATGAAGCTGCCGTGCCCGCGGGCAAGCTGGTCAAGGGCGACATTGCCGACACGGCCGCGCTGGCCAAGGTGATGAAGGATCACGGCAGCGAGGCCGTGATGCACTTCGCCGCGGCCACCTACGTGGGCGAGTCGGTGACCAACCCCGACCACCACTACAACAACAATATCGCCGGCACGCTGAGCCTCTTGCGCGCTATGCGCGAGGCCAAGGTCAACCGCATGCTCTTCTCCAGCACCTGCGCGACCTACGGCGATAACCCGGTGGTGCCGATGAACGAGACCGCCGCACAGATCCCGTGCAGCCCGTATGCACGCACCAAACTGGCGGTCGAGTGGATGATCCGCGACTTCGCGCATGCCTATGGCCTGGGCTTCACGCTGCTGCGCTACTTCAACGCCTCGGGCGCCGACCGGGATGGCGAGTTCGGCGAGGCGCATGACCCCGAGACGCACCTGATTCCGCTGCTGCTGCAGGTGGCCCTCGGCCAGCGCGACAAGCTGATGCTCTACGGCGACGACTACCCCACGCCCGATGGCACCTGCATCCGCGACTACGTGCACACCGACGACCTGGCCCAGGCACACATGCTCGCCATCATGGCGACCACGCCGACGACGGCCGAGGTGTTCAACATCGGGACCGGCAATGGCCAATCGGTGAAGGAAGTGCACCGTGCCTGCGAAGAGGTCACGGGCAGGAAGATCCCCTTGCAGGTCACCGCCCGTCGCCCGGGCGACGCACCGGCGCTGGTGGCCGACCCGACCAAGCTCAAGACGCAGCTGGGCTGGAAGCCTGAGTTCTACGACATCAAGCGCACCGTCGAGACGGCCTGGGCCTGGCACCAGAAGTACCCGAAGGGCTACGCCGACAAGGTGAAGGCCCAGCGCTGA
- a CDS encoding nucleotidyltransferase family protein has product MLLAGGLGTRLRPLTNTVPKCLVEIAGRPLLDYWFRALRDAGITDVLVNNHHLPDAVRAFLDAKKREGFNAVEAYESTLLGSAGTVAHNRAWAEDADDVLIIYADNLSSLDLRAFMAGHRAHGLPMTMLLFHAPNPKACGIAEVDASGRIVDFVEKPAEPKSDLANAGVYAVTADAWREMADAKAFDLGFDVLPKFVGRMQGHVHEGYHRDIGNLEALEAARAEAPRVFAGRFN; this is encoded by the coding sequence GTGCTGCTGGCCGGTGGCCTCGGCACACGCCTGCGGCCGCTGACAAACACGGTCCCGAAGTGCTTGGTCGAGATTGCCGGTCGGCCCTTGCTGGACTACTGGTTCCGGGCGCTGCGTGACGCTGGCATCACCGATGTGCTGGTGAATAACCATCACCTACCCGACGCGGTGCGGGCCTTTCTCGACGCGAAGAAGCGTGAGGGCTTCAACGCTGTCGAAGCCTACGAATCAACGCTTTTGGGCTCGGCTGGCACCGTGGCGCACAACCGCGCTTGGGCCGAGGACGCCGACGACGTGCTCATCATCTATGCCGACAACCTGTCGAGCCTGGACCTGCGAGCCTTCATGGCCGGCCACCGGGCACATGGCTTGCCCATGACGATGCTGCTGTTCCATGCGCCCAATCCGAAGGCCTGCGGCATTGCCGAGGTCGATGCGAGCGGGCGCATCGTCGATTTCGTCGAGAAACCGGCCGAGCCGAAGTCGGACCTGGCGAATGCAGGGGTGTATGCGGTGACCGCCGATGCCTGGCGCGAGATGGCCGATGCCAAGGCCTTCGACCTCGGCTTCGACGTGCTGCCGAAGTTCGTGGGCCGCATGCAAGGCCATGTGCACGAGGGCTACCACCGCGACATCGGTAACCTGGAGGCGCTGGAAGCTGCGCGGGCCGAGGCGCCGCGGGTCTTTGCTGGCCGATTCAACTGA
- a CDS encoding SDR family NAD(P)-dependent oxidoreductase, with protein MRVLITGGAGFIGSHTADALLREGYQVRVLDSLEEPVHPGHAKPAYLDPRIEFIRGDVRNEAVLLDALRGSDYVYHLAAFQDYLPTFSRFFDVNVTSTALIYELIVREKLPVKKVIVASSQAALGEGLYHDAAGRAVLPDIRPTEQLERGVWEVQAPKGTTGPLTWQPTDETVANPQNQYGLSKIAEERVALSLGKRYGIPSVAMRYSIVQGPRQSFYNAYSGACRVFSLSFHLGREPMIYEDGQQVRDFVNVQDVVDANLLVLRDERADYEMFNVGGDKAHTVASFATVVAEVFGAKGYKAEPCGKFRFGDTRHICSDVSKLKSLGWKPTRTVHESVEAYKAWLSTADNAAQILDYCNQQMAALNVVRDVNKA; from the coding sequence GTGCGAGTGCTCATCACCGGCGGCGCCGGTTTCATCGGTTCCCACACCGCCGACGCGCTGCTGCGCGAGGGCTACCAGGTGCGCGTGCTCGACTCACTCGAAGAGCCGGTGCACCCCGGCCACGCGAAGCCGGCCTACCTCGACCCGCGCATCGAATTCATCCGTGGCGACGTGCGCAACGAAGCCGTGCTGCTCGACGCCTTGCGCGGTAGCGATTACGTCTACCACCTGGCGGCTTTCCAGGACTACCTGCCGACCTTCAGCCGCTTCTTCGACGTCAACGTGACCAGCACCGCGCTGATCTACGAATTGATCGTGCGCGAGAAGCTGCCGGTGAAGAAGGTGATCGTGGCCTCCAGCCAGGCCGCTCTCGGCGAAGGCCTGTACCACGACGCCGCTGGCCGTGCCGTGCTGCCCGACATCCGTCCGACCGAGCAGCTTGAACGCGGCGTGTGGGAGGTGCAGGCGCCCAAGGGCACGACCGGTCCGCTTACCTGGCAGCCAACCGACGAGACGGTCGCCAACCCACAGAACCAGTACGGCCTGTCGAAGATCGCCGAAGAGCGCGTGGCGCTCTCGCTCGGCAAGCGCTACGGCATCCCGAGCGTGGCGATGCGCTACTCCATCGTGCAGGGCCCGCGCCAGAGTTTCTACAACGCGTACAGCGGCGCCTGCCGGGTGTTTTCCTTGAGCTTCCACCTCGGTCGCGAGCCGATGATCTACGAAGACGGCCAGCAGGTGCGCGACTTCGTGAACGTGCAGGACGTGGTCGACGCGAATCTTCTCGTGCTGCGTGACGAGCGTGCGGACTACGAGATGTTCAACGTCGGCGGCGACAAGGCGCACACCGTGGCGTCGTTCGCGACCGTGGTGGCCGAAGTCTTCGGTGCCAAGGGCTACAAGGCCGAGCCCTGCGGCAAGTTCCGCTTCGGCGACACGCGCCACATCTGCTCCGACGTGAGCAAGCTCAAGTCGCTCGGCTGGAAGCCGACGCGCACGGTTCACGAGAGTGTCGAGGCGTACAAGGCGTGGCTCTCCACCGCCGACAACGCGGCGCAGATCCTCGACTACTGCAACCAGCAGATGGCCGCGCTCAACGTCGTGCGCGACGTCAACAAGGCGTGA
- a CDS encoding GHMP kinase, translating into MIISQTPYRVSFAGGGTDLPAFYRQEYGAVLSMAIDKHMYVTVSPRFEKTARVAYTKVEIAESINDIQHELVREALRITGLSRHIEITTVGDVPAGTGMGSSSSLTVGLLQALYAYKGQIISAKNVAEQACQIEIDILGKPIGKQDQYAAAFGNLNYIRFNPDDTVDVEPVPAPAETMKELSSRMMLLYTEQQRDADGILKRQSEGTKDRMPVLRAMRDLAQEMRLAITGPGGLDEFARLLHQGWELKRSLGFGISMERVDAWYEQARKLGAQGGKLLGAGGGGFLLLVAPKERHNLIRDALGNPRELTLDIDRRGGRVIFISDHQRLLHNQ; encoded by the coding sequence ATGATCATTTCGCAAACCCCGTACCGGGTGAGCTTCGCCGGTGGCGGCACCGACCTGCCGGCCTTCTATCGACAGGAGTACGGTGCCGTGCTGTCGATGGCCATCGACAAGCACATGTATGTCACGGTGAGCCCGCGCTTCGAGAAGACGGCGCGGGTGGCCTACACCAAGGTGGAGATCGCCGAGTCGATCAACGACATCCAGCACGAGCTGGTGCGCGAGGCACTGCGGATCACCGGCCTCAGCCGCCACATCGAGATCACGACGGTGGGTGACGTACCGGCCGGCACGGGCATGGGCTCATCGAGTTCGCTGACCGTCGGCTTGCTGCAGGCGCTCTACGCCTACAAGGGCCAGATCATCAGCGCGAAGAACGTCGCCGAGCAGGCCTGCCAGATCGAGATCGACATCCTCGGCAAGCCGATCGGCAAGCAGGACCAGTACGCCGCCGCCTTCGGCAACCTCAACTACATCCGCTTCAACCCCGACGACACCGTCGACGTGGAGCCGGTGCCAGCGCCGGCCGAGACGATGAAGGAGCTGTCGAGCCGCATGATGCTGCTCTACACCGAGCAGCAGCGCGATGCCGACGGCATCCTGAAGCGCCAGAGCGAAGGCACGAAAGACCGCATGCCGGTGCTGCGTGCGATGCGCGATCTGGCGCAGGAGATGCGACTGGCCATCACCGGCCCGGGCGGCCTCGATGAGTTCGCCCGCCTGCTGCACCAGGGCTGGGAACTGAAGCGTTCGCTGGGCTTCGGCATCAGCATGGAGCGTGTGGACGCCTGGTACGAACAGGCCCGCAAGCTGGGTGCGCAAGGCGGCAAGCTGCTCGGTGCCGGCGGTGGCGGGTTCCTGTTGCTGGTCGCGCCGAAAGAGCGCCACAACCTGATCCGCGATGCACTTGGCAATCCGCGCGAGCTGACGCTCGACATCGACCGCCGCGGCGGCCGTGTCATCTTCATCAGCGACCATCAGCGTCTGTTGCACAACCAATAA
- a CDS encoding glycosyltransferase family 4 protein yields the protein MTGKALLQEKIVDFMHEGDVYVLPCVWASDGDVDGLPQMIMEAMASGLPAISTRLVGIPDLLQHEDTGLLVEPNQPAQLADAMARLMHDPALAARLSANGQQLLKKTFDLNNCLEPLIDKFRQSLAAAAPGQRSTGPATPTRVTT from the coding sequence GTGACCGGCAAGGCCCTGCTGCAAGAGAAGATCGTCGACTTCATGCACGAAGGCGACGTCTACGTGCTGCCCTGCGTGTGGGCGAGCGATGGCGACGTCGACGGCCTGCCGCAGATGATCATGGAAGCGATGGCGAGCGGCCTGCCGGCGATCTCGACGCGCCTCGTCGGCATCCCCGACCTGCTGCAGCATGAAGACACCGGTTTGCTCGTCGAGCCCAATCAGCCGGCACAGCTGGCCGATGCGATGGCCCGCTTGATGCATGACCCGGCACTGGCGGCGCGGCTGTCCGCAAACGGGCAGCAGCTGCTCAAGAAGACTTTCGACCTGAACAACTGCCTCGAGCCGTTGATCGACAAATTCCGCCAGAGCCTGGCTGCCGCTGCCCCTGGGCAACGCAGCACCGGCCCGGCCACACCAACCAGGGTGACGACATGA
- a CDS encoding SIS domain-containing protein, producing the protein MTGTGPGGLSVRAFAEWYRDRELEQWERFDYAALEKIAKAIEKVEKSGKTIFVMGNGGSAATASHIATDWSKTAERVNKPLIRCISLNDNTAFMTAIGNDLGYDEIFARQLRNLCGKGDLVVIISGSGNSPSVLKANDYAKSVGATTVGLTGFTGGKLRKDVDICFHVESDQYGVIEDMHMAAGSILAFYLKQRK; encoded by the coding sequence ATGACGGGCACGGGCCCTGGCGGCCTGTCGGTGCGAGCTTTCGCCGAGTGGTACCGCGATCGCGAGCTCGAGCAGTGGGAGCGTTTCGACTACGCCGCGCTCGAGAAGATCGCGAAGGCCATCGAGAAGGTCGAGAAGTCCGGCAAGACCATCTTCGTGATGGGCAACGGCGGCTCGGCGGCCACTGCCTCGCACATCGCCACCGACTGGTCCAAGACTGCAGAGCGTGTGAACAAGCCGCTCATCCGCTGCATCTCGCTCAACGACAACACCGCCTTCATGACGGCCATCGGCAACGATCTCGGCTACGACGAGATCTTTGCGCGCCAGCTGCGCAACCTGTGCGGCAAGGGTGACCTGGTCGTCATCATCTCGGGCTCGGGGAATTCGCCCAGCGTCTTGAAGGCCAACGACTACGCCAAGAGCGTGGGCGCCACGACGGTCGGCCTCACCGGCTTCACCGGCGGCAAGCTGCGCAAGGACGTCGACATCTGCTTCCACGTCGAGAGCGACCAGTACGGCGTGATCGAAGACATGCACATGGCCGCGGGATCGATCCTCGCGTTCTACCTGAAGCAGCGCAAGTGA